The sequence below is a genomic window from Nitrososphaerota archaeon.
AATTCATGTGAAACCCTCTCAACAACACTAGTAAGATCACTCGGTTTTCCCTTAACACTACACGCTATTTTCTTTCGACCGTCGATTGAATATACTACGGAATAAATTAATAAACTGTTACCTGTTTGTTTAGCTATAACACCGATCGGTGCTTGACAACCCCCACCTAATTTTGAAGCAATAGCTCTTTCCGCAATACATTCGTTTCTAGATTCGTTGTTATCTATCTTCGAAAGCAGTCTCAGTATTTTTTTGTTATCATTCCTAGCTAACACAGCAACTGCACCTTGCCCCGGTACCGGTGTAAACACATCTAAAGGCAAATCTTCAGAGATTTTATTCTGTAACCCCAATCTCCTTATGCCGGCTTCAGCAAGAATAATCGCGTCAAACTCTTTCCCTACCTTGTCAATCCTAGTCTCAACATTACCACGAAGCTTTACAACATTCAAATCAGGTCGATGAAATTTAACCTGAATCATTCTTCTAATACTGCTTGTTCCAATAATACTACCTCGTCCAAGCCGAGAAAATGGTTTTCCATCATTCGAAATCAATACGTCGTTAGGGCTTTCTCTTTTCGTGATAGCGGCTAAACTTAACTCATCATATTCTTGTAAAGGCAGGTCTTTAAGACTATGTACTGCGAAATCTAATTGACCTTTAATAACAGCTAAATTAATTTCCCTTTCAAAGATGCCCTTAGTGCTGAACGAATAGAGAGATTTATTCTTATGAAGGTCTCCTGTAGTTTTTATGACGACTTTCTGGAAATCTAACTCTGGCCTAATTTTCTTAAGCATGTTAATGACAGAATCTGTTTGAATAAGGGAAAGTTTGCTTCCTCTAGTACCTACAATCATAGTTTCGACATCGCCAAATCAATAGCGTAAACTGCCCTATCAATATCGTCCTTCATATGAGCGTTAGAGATAAAACAAGTTTCGAATTGAGAGGGAGGGACAAACACACCAGCGGATAAAAGACTCGTGAAATACCTATAAAATAGAACCGTATCAGAAGCCTGAACCGAATCATAATCAATGATATCTTCTTTTGTGAAGAATAGTTGAAACATTGAGGCAATCGAACATATCTTTGCGTTCATTCTTCGATCTCTAATAATTTCACTTATCGTTCTGCTAAGATACTCACAATTCCTATCGATCTTCTGATATATTCGCGTCTGAGTCCGTTTTAATTCATTTAACATATATAACGCCACAGACACACATAGTGGATTTCCACTGTAAGTTCCTGCTTGATAGACCCTTCCTTTTGGCGCTAACATTTCCATAATTTCTTTATTCCCTCCAAAAAAAGCGAACGGCAATCCCCCTCCGATCACCTTTCCATACGTAGCAAGATCAGCTTTTATCCCAAAATACTCCTGCGCCCCACCTAACCCTAATCTAAAACCCGTAATAACTTCATCAAAAATCAAAATGATACCATACTCCTTCGTCATTCTCCTTAATTTCTGCAAAAACCCTTCTTTAGGCAAAATAAGTCCAGCATTACCCATCACAGGTTCAACAATAACAGCTGCAATCTTGTCGTGATATTTCTCAATAACTCTTTCAAATTTCTGCGGATTGTTATATGGAAGCGTAATGGTATTTTTTACTATCTCATCAGTAATACCAAGAGAACTTGGAACACTAAAAGTTGAAGCGCCAGAACCGGCTTTCACAAGTACAGAATCATGTGCACCATGATAACACCCTTCGAATTTTACAATCTTACTTCTTTTGGTAAAGCCTCTCGCAAGCCTAATTGAATGCATAGTAGCTTCAGTACCAGTGCTAACAAACCTAACCATCTCCATCGAAGGAATAGTATTAACTATCAACTCAGCAAGTTCGGTTTCTTTCTCTGACGGCGTACCAAAAATTGTTCCATGGATAACAGATTTTTTTACAGCTTCAATTATTGGAGGGTAAGCGTGACCAAAGAGCAGAGCTCCATAAGACATACAATAATCTATATACTCGCGACCTTCAACACTAATCAGTTTCGAACCTTTTCCTGCCTTAACAAAAAATGGGTACGGGTGAAAAAACCGTACTGGACTGTTAACACCACTAGGAAAGAAGTTTAGCGATTTTCTGTATAACTTCTCCGAATTCAAGTGCCTTCATTCAACCATCCAGCTACATCTTTAGCATGGTAAGTAATGATAATATCAGCCCCAGCACGCTTAATTGCTGTTAGAACCTCTAACACAGTCTCTTTTTCGTCAAGTAAACCGTTTTTGGAAGCATACTTTATCATTGAATACTCGCCACTAACATTGTAAGCCGCTACAGGAATGGAAAACCTATCACTTATCGACCTTATTACATCAAGATAAGTAAGAGCAGGCTTCACCACGACCATATCGACCCCTTCACTAATATCAAGTTCCACTTCTCTTAATGTTTCCTTCATATTAGCATAATTCATTTGGTAACTTTTCCTATCACCAAATGCAGGTTTCGAATTAACCGCTTCCCTGAAAGGTCTGTAGAACGATGATGCAAATTTTGTGGAGTAGGAAAGAATAGGAGTGTTTGAAAATCCACCTTTATCCAATGCGTCCCTTATCCTCAAAACCTGCCCATCCATCATAGATGAAGGCGCAACGATATCAACGCCTGATTCTGCATGACTGGTAGCAATCTTAGCAAGCACACTAAGCGTTTTATCATTCATAACCATACCTTCCCTCAATAAACCGCAATGACCATGCGAAGTATACTCACATAGGCAAACATCTGTAATAATAACAAGCGAATCATTAAAATTCGATCTCAGTAATCTTACAGCCTTCTGAACAACACCATTTTTTGCATAAGCAGAAGATCCGGCATCATTCTTAATCTTAGGTATTCCAAACAAGACTACTGCAGGAATACCCAAAGATATAACATCATCAATTTCATTAACAATACTCTTCGGCGAATGCCTATATTGAGACGGCATATGCTCAATCTGTGTTTTATTATCAATACATTCATCAACAAATATTGGATAAACAAGATTAGATACAGCCAACGAAGTCTCTTTTAACAATCTTCTTACAGTAAAATTCTTCCTGAGCCTTCTCATTCTGACGCTAGGAAAGCTCAAGTTTCTCACTCTGCTTCGAGTTTCGATACCAGTTTAGTATGCTTTACATCATAATTCTCAGCAATATTGCAGAGGTTCAAAACAGGTTCATTCATGATACCTTCTACAATGGCAAGACTCAAATCATTGATTACACGCAACGTTTCAAAATCGATGTCGCCAAGTAACTTAATGGCTTTATTCAACTCACGGATTCTAATCGATTCGGCATGCTTGTAAGACGAGG
It includes:
- the hemB gene encoding porphobilinogen synthase encodes the protein MRRLRKNFTVRRLLKETSLAVSNLVYPIFVDECIDNKTQIEHMPSQYRHSPKSIVNEIDDVISLGIPAVVLFGIPKIKNDAGSSAYAKNGVVQKAVRLLRSNFNDSLVIITDVCLCEYTSHGHCGLLREGMVMNDKTLSVLAKIATSHAESGVDIVAPSSMMDGQVLRIRDALDKGGFSNTPILSYSTKFASSFYRPFREAVNSKPAFGDRKSYQMNYANMKETLREVELDISEGVDMVVVKPALTYLDVIRSISDRFSIPVAAYNVSGEYSMIKYASKNGLLDEKETVLEVLTAIKRAGADIIITYHAKDVAGWLNEGT
- the hemL gene encoding glutamate-1-semialdehyde-2,1-aminomutase codes for the protein MNSEKLYRKSLNFFPSGVNSPVRFFHPYPFFVKAGKGSKLISVEGREYIDYCMSYGALLFGHAYPPIIEAVKKSVIHGTIFGTPSEKETELAELIVNTIPSMEMVRFVSTGTEATMHSIRLARGFTKRSKIVKFEGCYHGAHDSVLVKAGSGASTFSVPSSLGITDEIVKNTITLPYNNPQKFERVIEKYHDKIAAVIVEPVMGNAGLILPKEGFLQKLRRMTKEYGIILIFDEVITGFRLGLGGAQEYFGIKADLATYGKVIGGGLPFAFFGGNKEIMEMLAPKGRVYQAGTYSGNPLCVSVALYMLNELKRTQTRIYQKIDRNCEYLSRTISEIIRDRRMNAKICSIASMFQLFFTKEDIIDYDSVQASDTVLFYRYFTSLLSAGVFVPPSQFETCFISNAHMKDDIDRAVYAIDLAMSKL
- the hemC gene encoding hydroxymethylbilane synthase, which encodes MIVGTRGSKLSLIQTDSVINMLKKIRPELDFQKVVIKTTGDLHKNKSLYSFSTKGIFEREINLAVIKGQLDFAVHSLKDLPLQEYDELSLAAITKRESPNDVLISNDGKPFSRLGRGSIIGTSSIRRMIQVKFHRPDLNVVKLRGNVETRIDKVGKEFDAIILAEAGIRRLGLQNKISEDLPLDVFTPVPGQGAVAVLARNDNKKILRLLSKIDNNESRNECIAERAIASKLGGGCQAPIGVIAKQTGNSLLIYSVVYSIDGRKKIACSVKGKPSDLTSVVERVSHELSRAGISDIIDEWQKAKINW